One genomic segment of Myripristis murdjan chromosome 20, fMyrMur1.1, whole genome shotgun sequence includes these proteins:
- the klhl40b gene encoding kelch-like protein 40b, which yields MAVPVNPMDEPRIYQQTLLQDGLYDLLENDKLVDCVLKIKDKEFPCHRLVLCACSSYFRSIFLSDMEESKKREIVLEDVEPGVMGLVLKYLYTSNINVTEQNVQDIFAVANMFQIPSIFTVCVSFLQKRLSLSNCLAIFRLGLMLDCPRLAVSARNYACERFHLIARDEDFLQLGPSELAAILTSDTLNVETEETVFEALMKWVFHDTENRKKELPGLLDCVRLCLVTEDYLLETVEKHKLISSDPEIQQKLQQVRDARAGKLPEVKKNKSKKEKKTTEDGGAQKDGENEEEEEEQALLPGILNDNLRFGMFLRDLMFMVNDTGAVAYDPAGNDCFLASLSTQIPKNHASLVTKENQIFVAGGLFFDEQNKEDPLSAYFLQYDPVSADWLGMPPIPSPRFLFGLAEAENSIFVLGGKELKDQDRTLDSVLVYDRQSFKWGESDPIPYAVYGHATVSHNDVIYVIGGKEDNKTCLKRMCAYDARRFEWKELAPMKTARSLFGATVHKDKIYVAAGVTDNGLTNTVEVYDIATNKWSDLLEFPQERSSLGLVSLGDSLYAVGGFAMMPEEDSEEFIPKEMNDIWRYNESERKWNGVLREIKYASGATILAVRLNTLRLTKM from the exons ATGGCTGTACCTGTAAACCCAATGGACGAGCCCAGGATATACCAACAGACGCTGCTCCAGGATGGCCTGTATGACCTGCTGGAGAATGACAAGCTTGTTGACTGTGTCCTGAAGATCAAAGACAAGGAGTTCCCTTGCCACCGGCTGGTCCTGTGTGCCTGCAGCTCCTACTTCAGATCCATCTTTCTGTCTGATATGGAGgagagcaaaaagagagagattgtcTTGGAGGATGTGGAGCCTGGTGTCATGGGCCTGGTCCTGAAGTACCTGTATACCTCCAACATCAACGTAACTGAGCAGAATGTTCAGGACATCTTTGCTGTGGCCAACATGTTCCAGATCCCCTCTATTTTCACTGTATGCGTCTCATTCCTCCAGAAGCGACTGAGCCTTAGCAACTGCCTGGCTATCTTCAGGCTGGGCCTGATGTTGGACTGTCCCCGGTTGGCCGTCTCTGCCCGTAACTACGCCTGTGAGCGCTTTCATCTCATTGCCAGAGATGAAGACTTCCTCCAGTTGGGCCCCAGTGAGCTGGCAGCCATCTTAACATCTGACACGCTGAATGTAGAGACAGAAGAGACAGTGTTTGAGGCTTTGATGAAGTGGGTGTTCCATGACACagagaatagaaaaaaagagcTTCCAGGTCTTCTGGATTGTGTTCGTCTGTGTCTGGTGACCGAGGACTATCTGTTGGAGACAGTGGAGAAACACAAACTGATCTCCTCCGATCCTGAGatacagcagaaactgcagcaggTTAGGGATGCTCGTGCTGGAAAACTACCAGaagtcaaaaaaaacaaaagtaaaaaggagaaaaagacaacagaggATGGTGGAGCACAGAAAGATGGTgagaatgaggaagaggaggaggagcaagcTCTTCTTCCAGGCATCCTGAATGATAACCTGCGATTTGGCATGTTCCTCAGGGACTTGATGTTCATGGTGAATGACACGGGTGCAGTGGCCTATGACCCTGCAGGAAATGACTGCTTTTTAGCATCACTCTCCACACAGATCCCCAAGAACCATGCCAGCCTGGTGACCAAGGAGAATCAGATCTTTGTGGCAGGAGGATTATTCTTTGATGAACAGAACAAGGAAGACCCACTGAGCGCTTACTTCCTACAG TATGACCCGGTCAGTGCTGATTGGCTTGGGATGCCTCCCATCCCGTCCCCCCGCTTCCTTTTTGGGCTGGCTGAGGCTGAGAACTCCATCTTTGTGTTGGGAGGGAAGGAGCTGAAGGACCAGGACCGCACACTGGATTCTGTTCTGGTCTATGACAGACA ATCTTTCAAATGGGGTGAGTCAGACCCAATTCCCTATGCAGTCTACGGACATGCAACTGTGTCCCACAATGATGTTATTTACGTGATTGGAGGAAAGGAAGACAACAA GACCTGTTTGAAGAGAATGTGTGCGTATGATGCCAGACGTTTTGAATGGAAGGAGCTGGCTCCCATGAAGACTGCACGATCGCTGTTTGGAGCCACTGTTCACAAGGACAAGATATACGTGGCCGCAGGGGTCACTGACAATGGCCTAACAAACACTGTGGAGGTGTATGACATCGCTACCAACAA GTGGTCAGACCTTTTGGAGTTTCCTCAGGAGCGTAGCTCTCTGGGCCTGGTGTCTTTGGGTGACTCACTATATGCTGTAGGTGGTTTTGCCATGATGCCTGAAGAGGACAGTGAGGAGTTCATTCCCAAAGAGATGAATGACATCTGGAG gtataatgagagtgagaggaaatgGAATGGGGTCTTAAGAGAGATCAAGTACGCTTCAGGGGCCACTATTCTGGCGGTACGGCTCAACACCCTACGTCTCACCAAGATGTAA
- the hhatlb gene encoding hedgehog acyltransferase like, b has protein sequence MGIKAALPKYEIYFYNTVLCLAMVWAASWISEVSSSNANRKTFKSSVKPGWYYFGRKMDTADFEWMMWFSTFREHILFALSGHVLFAKICSMLAPQHRSLVYMVYGLLAVWTSMGWTYVTLILSHCILLYSISLVKLRWLCFVTGLATLATFKCEPFVSWQADFVQGDFELRHVLFYGGCGFTIMRCISFALENCERKEGNYNILELLKYNFYLPFFYFGPIMTFDKFYVQANNPNLARKEREMWNISVQGLIHLAAILVVDILFHFMYILTIPSDVKLLKHVSDWAVVGLAYTNLVYDWVKAAVMFGVINTVSRLDHLDPPKPPKCITMLYVFAETHFDRGINDWLCKYVYDYLGGKHNNVLEELVATLCTFGVTILWLGPCQVVLIWAFFNCFGLNFELWTAKFFSMEPFASFEMAMSEAMSRRIRAIFNTFNFWTIVLYNILALNSLDFAKLVAKRLLLRGFPITTIIVMFVTYCLIQVIKERERRQALIDDPDPIPPAPVPAPIPATTISSTVTTAATPAAPQPVVEPGKEKAE, from the exons ATGGGGATCAAAGCTGCTCTTCCCAAGTATGAGATCTATTTCTACAACACGGTGCTGTGTCTGGCGATGGTCTGGGCTGCCAGCTGGATCTCTGAGGTGTCCAGTT CCAATGCTAACAGGAAGACCTTCAAGTCCAGTGTTAAGCCAGGATGGTACTACTTTGGGAGGAAAATG GACACGGCTGATTTTGAGTGGATGATGTGGTTTTCCACCTTCAGAGAGCACATCCTGTTTGCTCTGTCTGGCCACGTGCTGTTCGCCAAGATCTGCTCCATGTTGGCGCCACAG CACAGGTCTTTGGTGTACATGGTGTATGGGCTGCTGGCGGTATGGACCAGTATGGGCTGGACCTACGTCACCCTCATCCTGTCCCACTGCATCCTGCTCTACAGCATCTCCCTCGTGAAGCTCCGCTGGCTTTGCTTCGTCACCGGCCTGGCCACCCTTGCGACCTTCAAGTGTGAACCCTTTGTGTCTTGGCAG GCTGACTTTGTGCAGGGAGACTTTGAGCTCCGCCACGTGCTCTTCTATGGAGGCTGTGGCTTTACTATCATGCGCTGTATCAGCTTTGCTCTGGAGAACtgtgagaggaaggagggaaactACAACATCTTGGAGCTGCTCAAGTACAACTTCTACCTCCCCTTCTTCTACTTTGGACCTATCATGACCTTTGATAAATTTTATGTTCAG gccaacAACCCAAACCTGGccaggaaagagagggagatgtggAATATCAGCGTGCAGGGCCTGATCCACCTCGCAGCCATCCTTGTAGTGGACATCCTCTTCCACTTCATGTACATCTTAACCATCCCCTCTGACGTGAAGCTGCTAAAGCACGTGTCTGACTGGGCTGTAG TGGGTTTGGCCTACACTAACCTGGTGTATGACTGGGTGAAAGCCGCTGTCATGTTTGGCGTCATCAACACAGTATCCAGACTGGATCATCTGGACCCGCCCAAGCCCCCGAAATGTATCACCATGCTCTATGTTTTTGCTGAAAC CCACTTCGATAGAGGAATTAACGATTGGCTGTGCAA GTATGTGTATGATTATCTGGGAGGGAAGCATAACAATgtgctggaggagctggtggcCACACTCTGCACCTTTGGCGTCACTATCCTCTGGCTGGGGCCTTGCCAGGTGGTGCTGATCTGGGccttttttaactgttttggcCTCAACTTTGAGCTGTGGACTGCCAAGTTCTTCTCCATGGAGCCCTTCGCTTCCTTTGAG ATGGCAATGTCAGAAGCAATGTCTCGCCGGATCCGAGCAATCTTCAACACTTTCAACTTCTGGACCATTGTGTTGTACAACATCCTGGCCTTGAACAGTTTGGACTTTGCCAAGTTGGTAGCCAAACGACTGCTTCTCAGAG GCTTTCCTATAACCACCATCATCGTTATGTTTGTGACCTACTGCTTGATTCAAGTgataaaggagagagaaagaagacagGCTCTTATCGATGACCCTGATCCCATCCCTCCTGCCCCTGTCCCTGCACCCATTCCTGCGACCACTATCAGCAGCACCGTCACCACGGCAGCCACACCCGCTGCTCCTCAGCCAGTCGTAGAGCCTGGAAAGGAAAAAGCAGAGTAG